A window from Oryzomonas sagensis encodes these proteins:
- a CDS encoding glycosyltransferase family 2 protein, producing the protein MKNITVSICILTYNRANFLNTLLASLTNIRYNNLEIIVIDNNSVDNTGIVVKQYQYVAYHKTSTNIGVAARNIGIKKANGDIIITIDDDIFGVDDDKIETIINYFVSNENLGALNFKVVDHIEGKICNWIHHCRSDEFENKSFLTYEITEGAVAFRKKVFEKAGYYAEDFFLSHEGIDIALRIMNSGYEVKYCGDICLVHHHAESGRKSWYRYYYDTRNQFMVAARNFPLTYSIIYIFKGLLSTFVYSIRDRKLKYWIKGVCDGMSGLNKYLNSRNKLLDSTLDIIHSIDKNRPSFWYMAQKRLFRKEMRL; encoded by the coding sequence ATGAAAAATATAACAGTTTCAATATGTATTTTGACATATAATAGAGCCAATTTTTTAAATACATTACTGGCCTCGCTGACCAATATTAGATATAATAATTTGGAAATAATTGTAATTGATAATAATTCAGTAGATAATACTGGTATTGTTGTAAAACAATATCAGTATGTTGCTTATCATAAAACAAGTACCAATATTGGTGTCGCTGCACGTAATATTGGTATTAAAAAGGCAAACGGTGATATTATTATAACAATTGATGATGATATATTTGGGGTGGATGATGATAAAATTGAGACGATTATTAATTATTTTGTTTCAAATGAGAATTTGGGGGCCTTGAATTTTAAAGTAGTGGATCATATAGAAGGAAAGATTTGTAATTGGATTCATCACTGTAGGTCTGACGAGTTTGAAAATAAATCATTTTTGACGTACGAAATTACTGAAGGCGCAGTTGCATTTAGGAAAAAAGTATTTGAAAAGGCGGGATACTATGCGGAAGATTTCTTTCTGAGTCATGAAGGAATAGACATAGCACTCAGGATTATGAATTCAGGCTACGAGGTTAAATATTGTGGCGATATTTGCTTGGTTCATCACCATGCCGAATCTGGTAGAAAATCATGGTATAGATATTATTATGATACAAGAAACCAATTCATGGTTGCTGCTAGAAACTTTCCATTAACTTATTCAATTATCTATATTTTTAAAGGCCTTTTATCAACTTTTGTTTATTCTATTAGAGATAGAAAACTTAAATATTGGATAAAAGGTGTTTGTGATGGAATGTCTGGTTTAAATAAATATTTAAATAGTAGAAATAAGTTACTTGATTCAACGCTAGATATTATACATAGCATTGATAAAAACAGGCCTTCTTTCTGGTATATGGCTCAAAAACGTCTTTTTAGAAAAGAAATGAGATTGTAG
- a CDS encoding O-antigen ligase family protein — MKNKIEITEYPDISLLSILLLCGYVVIWFLEIGIRVPMLGSIRFEFIYASILIVLSVLFTPKLNWNCPLFPYIGLYFFILVVSLPFSYDFDRSIDVFWDRIIKFACMAWFITCFVRSPRHLKFFLAAFLLACFKMGEEGFFGKITGSMMWENQGVMRLHGPTPIYEHPNSFSGMALGTLPFIYALWPISNKYIKITLLVLAIFSFNIIIYTGSRTGYVGFIFFMFFIMFNLKRTKYVLILIAFLSLSYLVVPLQYVERFNSIFTMKEKEGHSSEKRVEIMKDAIEIFYQHPFGVGIQAFPKVRSQYFNRSQDTHNLYLEVATNLGIHGLIIFLLLIYKMLTMLSIIKKNLARLLIDNTEILYNNFSSDVIKSKAEENIKDLKFLQCITTAVFAYIAIRLVLGFFGMDLYEIYWWLGCGVAISLYNINKIVTEKTSELYLINGLDRKV, encoded by the coding sequence ATGAAAAATAAAATAGAAATAACTGAATATCCCGATATATCTCTGCTAAGTATCCTTCTGCTATGTGGGTATGTTGTTATATGGTTTTTGGAAATAGGCATCAGAGTACCAATGCTTGGCAGTATACGATTTGAGTTTATTTATGCATCCATTCTTATTGTATTGTCTGTTTTGTTCACTCCTAAGTTGAATTGGAACTGCCCTCTCTTCCCCTATATTGGATTGTATTTTTTTATTTTAGTGGTTTCTTTGCCGTTTTCTTATGATTTTGACAGATCCATTGATGTTTTTTGGGATAGAATCATAAAGTTTGCGTGCATGGCGTGGTTTATTACCTGTTTTGTAAGAAGCCCTCGGCACTTGAAATTTTTCTTGGCTGCCTTTTTGTTGGCCTGTTTTAAGATGGGCGAAGAAGGATTTTTCGGTAAAATAACGGGAAGTATGATGTGGGAAAATCAGGGGGTGATGAGGCTTCATGGTCCTACCCCGATCTATGAGCACCCTAATTCATTTTCAGGGATGGCCCTTGGCACGCTGCCGTTTATATATGCGCTTTGGCCAATATCTAATAAGTATATAAAAATAACTCTTTTAGTGTTAGCTATATTTTCATTTAATATCATTATTTATACTGGATCAAGAACGGGTTATGTTGGTTTTATCTTCTTTATGTTTTTTATAATGTTTAATCTAAAACGTACAAAATACGTATTAATTCTCATTGCTTTTTTGAGTTTGTCTTATTTAGTTGTTCCATTACAATATGTTGAAAGGTTTAATTCAATATTTACCATGAAAGAAAAAGAAGGTCATTCATCTGAGAAGCGAGTTGAAATAATGAAGGATGCGATAGAAATATTTTATCAACACCCATTCGGTGTTGGAATACAAGCATTCCCAAAAGTCAGGTCACAATATTTTAATAGGTCACAGGACACACATAATCTGTATTTGGAGGTGGCGACAAACCTGGGAATTCATGGGCTTATTATATTTCTATTGCTAATATACAAGATGTTAACAATGCTCAGTATAATTAAAAAAAATCTAGCACGTTTATTGATAGATAATACTGAAATACTGTATAATAATTTTAGTAGTGACGTTATAAAATCTAAGGCAGAGGAAAATATAAAAGATTTAAAATTTCTTCAATGCATTACAACGGCGGTATTCGCTTATATCGCAATAAGATTGGTTCTTGGCTTTTTTGGTATGGATTTGTATGAAATATATTGGTGGCTTGGGTGTGGTGTTGCCATTTCACTTTACAATATAAACAAAATAGTTACTGAAAAAACTAGTGAATTGTATCTAATCAACGGTCTCGATCGTAAAGTTTGA
- a CDS encoding phenylacetate--CoA ligase family protein: MPGSITSSLLRRKLFEPLIFRLNGSPLLRYWRELEQTQFLPEEELKNRQWQRLERMLCHVWENNSFYRERFEKAGITPESVRSPEDLHVIPLLTKEDIRKNTLRMISRDFDTAELQHYKTGGSTGKPLDVYLTEKCSELRNACARRHDRWTGWEVGEPVGAVWGNPELPKDIKGKLKNWLLNPLIYLDTMNVTEHAVKTFAAEWERAKPSLLYGHAHSLYILAEYVNKLGIKEIKPRGILSTSMMLLPNERKFIESVFGVKVTDRYGCEELSLIASECEKHEGLHLNIEHLYIEFLKEDNTPAKPGEQGKIVITDLMNYAMPFIRYQVEDMGIPSERKCSCGRGLPLMEQVTGRVADYLIRRDGSRVAGVSLIENTLTKFSGIAQLQIVQETMDQIVLLVVPALDYSRGTQYELSEYFIKLLGNGVNVTIKLVDCIKPEKSGKYRFSICRVQ; this comes from the coding sequence ATGCCGGGTAGCATTACATCGTCGCTGCTACGCCGCAAGCTGTTCGAGCCGCTCATTTTCCGGCTTAACGGCAGTCCCCTCCTCCGATACTGGCGCGAGTTGGAGCAAACACAATTTTTACCGGAAGAGGAGTTGAAAAACAGGCAATGGCAACGGCTTGAGCGCATGCTTTGCCATGTATGGGAAAATAACTCATTTTACCGCGAAAGGTTCGAAAAAGCCGGGATTACTCCCGAATCAGTGCGTTCTCCCGAGGATTTGCACGTTATTCCGCTTCTAACCAAAGAAGACATTCGTAAAAATACGCTGCGCATGATCAGTCGCGATTTTGATACGGCAGAGCTACAACACTATAAAACCGGGGGCTCGACGGGAAAGCCACTTGACGTTTATCTCACCGAAAAGTGCAGCGAATTGCGCAACGCCTGTGCTCGTCGGCATGACAGATGGACTGGGTGGGAGGTTGGGGAACCCGTTGGTGCCGTATGGGGAAATCCTGAGCTGCCTAAAGATATAAAAGGAAAATTAAAGAACTGGCTGCTGAACCCATTGATATATCTAGATACCATGAACGTCACGGAACATGCCGTGAAGACTTTTGCGGCGGAATGGGAGCGCGCCAAACCATCTCTTTTGTATGGTCATGCCCATTCTCTTTATATATTGGCGGAATACGTCAATAAGCTTGGAATCAAGGAGATAAAGCCTAGAGGCATCTTATCAACCTCAATGATGCTTTTGCCAAATGAACGTAAGTTTATTGAGTCGGTTTTTGGGGTTAAAGTTACCGACCGTTATGGTTGTGAGGAATTAAGCCTGATCGCATCTGAATGCGAGAAACACGAAGGTTTGCATTTGAATATTGAACATCTCTACATTGAGTTCCTGAAGGAAGACAATACTCCTGCAAAGCCAGGAGAACAAGGTAAGATTGTAATCACTGATTTAATGAATTATGCAATGCCTTTTATCCGATACCAGGTTGAGGATATGGGGATTCCAAGCGAACGAAAGTGCTCCTGCGGAAGGGGGCTGCCTTTAATGGAACAAGTTACCGGCAGAGTCGCGGATTACTTGATCCGAAGGGATGGTTCCAGGGTCGCTGGCGTGTCATTGATTGAAAATACGTTGACGAAATTTTCCGGCATAGCACAATTGCAGATTGTGCAAGAAACTATGGATCAGATTGTTCTATTGGTAGTTCCTGCTTTAGATTATAGTAGAGGTACACAATATGAATTGTCTGAATATTTTATAAAATTGCTCGGAAATGGTGTTAATGTGACAATTAAGCTTGTAGATTGTATCAAACCTGAAAAATCTGGGAAATACCGATTTTCCATTTGCCGGGTACAATAA
- a CDS encoding glycosyltransferase: MTKKIHIAYLIDTIDSDKGGTEKQLLSIIERLDRNMFEVTLVCLYESPWMIRNSLPCKVVTLGYRGFLKPGFPLVLLDYQRLLREMDIDIVQTFFEDSIFVGWLGKLLSKQQHSLIVSRRDLGLGSDEPSYHWLYKKIKPFVLRSADGIAANAFAIKEHIVRYENIPLENITVIGNGLDFPMLPPDCPVLFEEYRADLWIGIVANLKPVKRIDILLHALAELKTSAPRKIIRLVILGDDRLRVELQRLADTLDVGDRVHFMGAVANVSDYLHHIDVGVLCSDKEGLSNAILEYMACGLPVVATAVGGNSELVDDTNGACIPPANAVALANAILSLADSQELRKKLGGNSKRKIIEKFTWETIMPQWEGYYRSFCDRWDAIRRNHAG, encoded by the coding sequence ATGACAAAAAAAATTCACATCGCATATCTCATCGACACTATCGATTCCGATAAAGGGGGAACTGAGAAGCAACTCCTGAGCATCATCGAACGTTTGGACCGGAATATGTTTGAAGTCACGCTGGTATGTTTGTATGAATCTCCATGGATGATACGAAATTCATTACCATGCAAGGTTGTCACACTGGGGTATAGAGGATTCCTGAAGCCCGGCTTTCCTCTGGTCCTTTTAGATTATCAGCGCCTTCTTCGCGAAATGGATATAGATATCGTTCAGACCTTTTTTGAAGATTCGATCTTTGTTGGATGGTTGGGGAAATTACTGAGCAAACAACAGCATTCTTTGATTGTCAGCCGAAGAGATTTGGGCTTGGGGAGCGATGAACCTTCCTATCATTGGCTGTATAAAAAAATCAAACCGTTTGTTTTGCGATCAGCGGATGGCATAGCAGCTAACGCCTTTGCCATAAAGGAACATATAGTTCGATATGAAAACATACCTCTTGAAAATATCACAGTAATTGGCAATGGTCTTGACTTCCCAATGCTGCCACCGGATTGCCCCGTTCTTTTCGAAGAGTATCGTGCCGACTTGTGGATAGGGATCGTAGCCAACCTGAAGCCAGTGAAAAGAATAGATATTCTGCTTCACGCTTTGGCGGAATTGAAGACTAGTGCCCCCAGGAAGATCATTCGACTAGTCATTTTGGGCGACGACAGGCTGAGAGTGGAACTACAGCGCCTTGCCGATACTCTGGATGTCGGCGACAGAGTGCATTTCATGGGCGCTGTCGCCAATGTGAGCGATTATCTGCACCATATTGATGTCGGCGTTTTGTGTTCCGACAAGGAGGGCCTGTCGAATGCCATATTGGAATACATGGCCTGCGGCCTCCCCGTGGTGGCCACCGCGGTCGGTGGCAACAGCGAACTGGTTGACGATACGAATGGCGCCTGTATTCCACCAGCCAATGCTGTGGCATTGGCAAATGCCATCCTCAGCCTTGCCGATTCCCAGGAATTGAGGAAAAAACTAGGTGGCAATTCCAAAAGAAAAATAATCGAAAAATTCACCTGGGAAACCATCATGCCGCAATGGGAAGGTTATTATCGTTCCTTTTGCGACAGATGGGACGCAATAAGGAGGAACCATGCCGGGTAG
- a CDS encoding polysaccharide deacetylase family protein has product MGLKNRLFRYIFPEIVAKCAISRMSPSSGIVLMYHEVLPDDFKLPAWTVVRESDFRWQMLFLKTHFDVVSMDHALDRITGKPNYHRPFAVVTFDDGYKGNIDIVLPLMESLGLPFTVFIATQAVVDQKQYWYDRIINLLDVPRDVHVCLTLNGQKERYKISHLASEQCRWQQVQRILSRLKLMAPPDRDKNVESILESYAAVGASLQMLTPEESRRLAASACVTVGSHTHGHELLDQLTPQEVQESLRTAHREITRMTGLPPRHFAYPNGNLNSCVKEQVHLAGYETAVTTTPGIWSAQNCLLEIPRISVGRFETRGSFRSRVSGYL; this is encoded by the coding sequence GTGGGGCTCAAGAATCGTTTGTTTAGATATATTTTCCCGGAGATCGTTGCCAAATGCGCCATCAGCCGAATGTCTCCGTCTTCAGGTATCGTGCTGATGTACCACGAGGTACTCCCGGACGATTTTAAGTTGCCTGCCTGGACGGTCGTCCGGGAATCGGATTTCCGGTGGCAGATGCTCTTTCTGAAGACCCATTTCGATGTTGTATCAATGGATCATGCACTCGATAGGATCACGGGGAAACCAAATTACCATAGGCCATTCGCGGTTGTGACGTTTGACGATGGGTACAAGGGGAATATTGATATCGTATTGCCGTTAATGGAATCGCTGGGACTTCCATTCACCGTGTTTATAGCTACTCAGGCGGTTGTGGACCAAAAACAGTATTGGTACGACCGGATCATTAACTTGCTTGATGTGCCCCGTGACGTACACGTTTGCCTGACATTGAATGGTCAGAAGGAGCGTTACAAAATTTCTCATCTGGCCAGTGAGCAGTGTCGATGGCAGCAAGTCCAGCGAATTCTGAGCAGGTTGAAGCTCATGGCGCCGCCGGATCGTGATAAAAACGTTGAGAGCATTTTGGAGTCATACGCTGCTGTCGGGGCTTCCCTGCAAATGCTGACCCCGGAGGAGTCGCGACGCCTTGCAGCTTCGGCTTGTGTTACTGTCGGCTCACACACCCATGGGCATGAACTATTGGACCAACTCACCCCTCAAGAGGTTCAGGAATCACTTCGAACGGCTCATCGGGAAATTACCAGAATGACCGGCTTACCGCCCAGGCATTTTGCGTATCCTAATGGGAATTTAAACAGTTGCGTGAAAGAGCAGGTACACCTGGCGGGATATGAAACTGCTGTAACTACTACGCCTGGGATATGGTCTGCGCAGAATTGTCTGCTGGAAATTCCCAGGATCAGTGTTGGAAGGTTTGAAACCAGGGGGAGCTTCAGGTCGCGCGTATCTGGTTATCTGTAA
- a CDS encoding GNAT family N-acetyltransferase: protein MNSNFLVEYAGIDNLNEVWAICTEIAQSMTYPSFFCCGDWLKASAKNLCPDDKLFILLAKQDGCVRAVLPLVSKPNALGGRDLRFLGTDFYPDPIGLISAQHYRAKCAKAIREYLLNVPGWDRFILDWVLGDELADWNLPAKSVSVEPFKILPRDFADLLGEFKQKKRYNLRSLVRKFLEAGGELVFSVDKGTHAFFLDALFALHQKRAVERVLDSTFEGGRVEALHRLLAQESRMVRFYGLRLHDKLIAVIYGFEFCNRFFYYQVAHDPAYGDLSPGSVLLFLALENCCSKGVTEFNFLQGDESYKGIWTNESRVLYRCDMKRGTWRSHLFSVLDQSKELCKRVRGR from the coding sequence ATGAATTCAAATTTTCTCGTTGAGTATGCAGGCATAGACAATCTGAATGAAGTTTGGGCCATTTGTACAGAAATTGCTCAAAGTATGACTTACCCCAGTTTTTTTTGTTGTGGGGACTGGTTAAAGGCTTCCGCGAAGAACCTCTGCCCAGATGATAAACTGTTTATACTTCTTGCAAAGCAAGATGGCTGTGTCAGGGCAGTGCTCCCCTTGGTCAGCAAACCTAATGCGTTGGGTGGGAGGGATCTGCGTTTTTTGGGCACGGATTTCTACCCGGATCCAATCGGGTTGATAAGTGCTCAACATTACAGGGCAAAATGCGCCAAAGCCATACGGGAATACCTGCTGAATGTTCCCGGCTGGGATCGATTTATACTGGACTGGGTTTTAGGGGATGAACTGGCTGACTGGAACCTGCCGGCCAAGAGCGTTTCCGTAGAACCATTCAAGATTTTGCCCAGGGATTTCGCTGATTTACTCGGAGAGTTCAAGCAAAAAAAACGTTATAATTTGCGTTCCCTGGTACGTAAGTTTCTGGAGGCCGGCGGGGAGTTGGTTTTCTCGGTGGATAAGGGCACCCACGCTTTTTTCTTAGATGCATTATTTGCCCTTCATCAGAAAAGGGCGGTGGAAAGAGTGCTTGATAGCACTTTTGAAGGTGGTCGCGTGGAGGCGTTGCATCGACTCCTCGCCCAGGAATCGAGGATGGTTCGTTTCTATGGGCTTCGCCTGCACGACAAGTTGATTGCAGTCATCTACGGCTTCGAGTTTTGCAACCGTTTTTTTTACTATCAGGTCGCCCATGATCCGGCTTATGGGGATTTGAGCCCTGGTTCGGTTCTGCTCTTTCTGGCGCTTGAAAACTGTTGTTCGAAAGGTGTGACTGAGTTCAATTTTCTCCAGGGCGATGAGAGTTACAAAGGCATTTGGACAAATGAGTCGCGGGTACTCTATCGATGCGACATGAAACGAGGCACGTGGCGTTCCCATTTGTTCAGTGTTCTGGACCAGTCCAAAGAACTATGCAAAAGGGTGCGGGGTAGATAG
- a CDS encoding serine O-acetyltransferase, producing the protein MNWKQYTFIVTSDLYRYCGQRNLGPFLKCYATIPGFRYSFFMRTARYLKSKGIWFLPIYAMARLLLNHYQFKYGISIPYNTDIGPGLYIGHFGGIIVNCEAKIGCNCNINQEVTIGTTYGGKYPGTPVIMNNVYFGPGSKIIGGITIGNHTAVGANCVVTKPTPDYGVIVGIPGEIVSTKGSGEYVVNTVDGHGH; encoded by the coding sequence ATGAACTGGAAACAATATACCTTTATCGTTACTTCCGACCTTTACCGGTATTGCGGCCAACGCAACTTGGGTCCCTTCTTGAAGTGTTATGCAACTATCCCCGGTTTCAGATATTCTTTTTTCATGAGAACCGCCCGGTATCTGAAGTCTAAGGGGATTTGGTTCTTACCTATTTATGCTATGGCACGGCTCCTGCTCAATCATTATCAGTTCAAATACGGGATCAGCATCCCCTACAACACCGACATCGGGCCAGGGCTTTACATCGGCCATTTTGGTGGGATCATTGTGAATTGCGAAGCAAAAATAGGTTGCAACTGCAATATCAACCAGGAAGTGACCATCGGCACGACCTATGGTGGAAAATATCCCGGAACCCCGGTAATCATGAACAACGTATATTTCGGGCCTGGCAGCAAGATCATTGGAGGGATAACCATCGGCAATCACACCGCTGTCGGAGCCAACTGCGTGGTGACCAAGCCGACACCCGATTACGGGGTGATCGTGGGGATTCCCGGAGAAATAGTCTCCACAAAGGGATCCGGTGAATATGTCGTGAATACGGTGGATGGCCATGGGCATTAA
- a CDS encoding glycosyltransferase family 2 protein, with the protein MDMTPLVSVVVTCFNYGKYVGKAIDSVLKQTYRNVEIIVVNDGSTDNTDEVMCNYLKNPKIVYIQQENQGQAVAKNMGIKRSRGEFVAFLDADDRWCVEKLEKQMVCFDNERTGVVYCRARYIDENNDSFDYEMTGTYLQPRRGAVTKWLLFDNFVQFSSSIVRKSCFERFGGFNESLEMGIDWDLWLRISTAYEFDYVDDRLFYYRMGHSGQMSKNLEERQRCSDRIMVNFLGTYPGLLSAWTIRKAYAVTYCNRGEYYRPIDRKKSSWYFIDAIGQNPAEVAAYKGLVKNLLTACGRGVS; encoded by the coding sequence ATGGATATGACACCCCTTGTCAGCGTGGTGGTCACCTGTTTTAACTATGGGAAATACGTTGGTAAAGCGATTGATTCCGTGCTGAAACAGACCTACCGGAATGTCGAGATTATCGTGGTCAATGATGGCTCCACCGACAACACGGATGAGGTCATGTGCAACTACCTAAAAAATCCGAAGATTGTCTATATCCAACAGGAAAATCAGGGGCAGGCCGTTGCAAAAAACATGGGGATCAAGCGATCTCGTGGTGAATTTGTAGCTTTTCTCGATGCCGACGACCGATGGTGCGTGGAAAAACTCGAAAAACAGATGGTCTGCTTCGACAATGAACGTACGGGAGTTGTCTATTGCCGGGCACGATATATTGACGAGAACAACGATAGCTTTGACTATGAAATGACAGGCACCTATCTTCAACCGCGACGCGGGGCGGTTACCAAGTGGCTCTTGTTCGACAATTTTGTGCAGTTTTCTTCCTCCATAGTCCGGAAGTCGTGTTTTGAAAGATTCGGTGGGTTTAACGAGAGCCTGGAAATGGGCATTGACTGGGATCTATGGCTCAGGATATCTACGGCTTACGAATTTGACTATGTGGATGACCGCCTGTTTTATTACCGTATGGGACATTCGGGGCAGATGTCCAAAAACCTTGAGGAAAGGCAGCGATGTTCCGACAGGATCATGGTGAATTTCCTGGGAACATATCCGGGACTCCTTTCGGCTTGGACCATACGGAAGGCATATGCGGTTACGTATTGCAACCGTGGCGAGTACTATCGCCCCATTGACCGGAAAAAATCCAGTTGGTACTTCATAGATGCTATCGGCCAAAACCCGGCCGAAGTGGCTGCATACAAGGGCTTGGTGAAAAATCTCCTGACGGCCTGTGGGAGAGGTGTTTCATGA
- a CDS encoding glycosyltransferase family 2 protein, with protein MAGENLPISYQPLVSVVMPAYNASEFIAEAIKSVLSQTYQNFELIVIDDGSVDTTGAIVSELIEKYTSTISYHYQNNSGAGIARNTGITHSLGDLICFIDADDIMVPDHILRQVDFMERHSNVGLVFCDYRNFNEGAFYLESHFQTCPQLLLQLKAKKELILEDPCLILAQENFGIAGTLLFRKSMLQYEPCFEPTLRVCEDFHFYYRLARHSSVGIVNEVGMLRRLHENNTSSDPTKMLSDGIYSRSLLRDNEQDPRVCTHLNRYIAGCQMGLARYYANHSHYLRAMQKDWQALSGNPCWSQAVTAWKGIARTILMAMGLKKVGDNGANA; from the coding sequence ATGGCAGGCGAAAACCTCCCAATATCATATCAACCATTGGTGTCTGTCGTCATGCCGGCATATAACGCATCAGAATTTATTGCTGAAGCGATTAAGAGTGTGTTGTCACAGACCTATCAAAATTTTGAATTGATAGTTATTGATGATGGTTCTGTTGATACTACCGGCGCAATTGTAAGTGAGCTTATTGAAAAATATACGTCTACAATCAGTTACCATTACCAAAACAACAGCGGCGCAGGTATCGCGCGAAATACGGGCATAACGCATAGCTTAGGAGATCTTATCTGCTTTATCGATGCCGACGATATCATGGTGCCGGACCACATCCTCCGGCAGGTTGATTTCATGGAACGTCATTCCAATGTTGGGCTGGTATTCTGTGACTATCGCAATTTCAATGAAGGTGCTTTTTATTTAGAATCACATTTTCAAACTTGTCCACAACTGTTGCTGCAACTAAAAGCCAAGAAAGAATTGATCCTTGAAGATCCGTGTCTTATCTTGGCACAAGAGAATTTTGGTATCGCAGGAACATTATTGTTCAGAAAAAGTATGCTTCAATATGAACCTTGCTTTGAGCCAACACTTAGGGTCTGCGAAGATTTTCATTTCTACTACCGATTAGCTCGACATAGCTCCGTGGGTATTGTTAATGAAGTTGGAATGTTGAGGAGGCTTCATGAAAATAATACAAGCAGTGATCCAACCAAGATGCTGTCTGATGGTATTTATAGCCGTAGTTTGCTGCGAGACAACGAGCAGGACCCAAGAGTTTGTACGCATTTGAACCGTTACATCGCCGGTTGCCAGATGGGCCTTGCCCGCTATTATGCGAATCATAGCCACTATCTGCGGGCCATGCAAAAGGATTGGCAGGCGCTTTCGGGCAATCCGTGCTGGTCACAGGCCGTGACTGCATGGAAGGGGATTGCACGAACGATTTTGATGGCCATGGGACTCAAGAAAGTAGGAGATAATGGTGCCAATGCATAA
- a CDS encoding glycosyltransferase family 2 protein has protein sequence MELVSVIIPTYNGTRYLLQSVQSVLDQTYPRFEIIVVDDGSSQDIRSVLAPVSDRVIYLRQDNAGCGAARNLGLSAANGSYVAFIDDDDQWLPGNLESLVRTIEGEPNCALVYSYPSLIDEHGRDIVNERPSSMPSGDVYLEFLRRNRINTPSVTLLRKSCLVEAGLFNQDILCEDYELWLRIARKFRIVFCAEKLVCYRLRAGSLSKRYDEMLDGYVSIINSEIARSGDLVGLDKHRVRNAAKLNLNTIYRKYAFIYYYDVKDRKKAKSCLSKALKICPFDTRSIVYYLLCSLPQAVFEPVIKVKRLLTKWSS, from the coding sequence ATGGAGCTGGTGAGTGTTATCATTCCAACCTACAACGGTACGCGATACCTGCTGCAATCAGTTCAGTCCGTTCTCGATCAGACGTATCCACGTTTCGAAATAATTGTCGTGGATGATGGCTCCAGCCAGGACATCCGTTCCGTACTCGCCCCGGTCTCTGACAGGGTTATCTATTTAAGACAGGACAATGCTGGGTGCGGCGCTGCCAGAAACCTGGGGCTAAGCGCAGCAAATGGTTCATATGTGGCTTTCATTGATGATGATGATCAATGGCTGCCAGGAAACCTGGAGAGCCTTGTCCGTACCATCGAAGGGGAGCCCAATTGCGCTCTGGTCTATTCATATCCATCCCTGATCGATGAACACGGCAGGGATATCGTCAACGAGCGTCCCTCCAGCATGCCCAGTGGAGATGTCTACCTTGAATTTCTGCGAAGGAATCGTATCAACACTCCTTCTGTAACCTTGCTTCGTAAGTCCTGCTTGGTTGAGGCCGGTTTATTCAATCAGGATATCCTCTGTGAGGACTATGAACTATGGTTGAGAATCGCACGGAAGTTCAGAATTGTATTTTGCGCGGAAAAGCTCGTTTGCTACCGCCTAAGAGCTGGCAGTCTCTCCAAGAGATATGACGAAATGCTGGATGGGTATGTCTCTATTATTAATTCCGAAATTGCCCGTAGCGGCGATTTGGTTGGACTCGATAAGCATAGGGTGCGCAATGCGGCTAAACTCAACCTGAACACCATTTATAGAAAATATGCATTTATCTATTATTATGACGTGAAAGATAGAAAAAAGGCCAAGTCTTGTTTGTCCAAGGCGCTGAAGATATGTCCCTTCGATACGCGGAGCATAGTTTATTATCTGCTGTGCAGTCTGCCGCAAGCGGTTTTTGAACCGGTGATAAAGGTCAAGCGTCTTTTGACTAAATGGAGTTCTTAA